A single window of Bacteroides sp. DNA harbors:
- a CDS encoding tetratricopeptide repeat protein has product MKTNRYLILTAALVFFGLSGCLAGSKASAGGADMVLVENANETEEVSFDEALDAALMDQPRYGNDSVKCVTNWSLYAEYYKQRNYPMSIDPWRWMFFNCPLATQNLYIHGATLVKFMYQNETDPIKREAYVDTLMMVYDQRIQYFNREGYVLGRKVADLYVFRPNEAQSHYDISERSIELEANGSQADVLLINFQATIRLAEAGLLDPEKIVINYDRAMDYIDFNLLNNPEDSIYFNPAKNNIEALFEPYASCENLVKIYTPRFEASPEDPELLDKITFMLDRSGCTGEELFYKATRNFHKLNPTAQSAFLMGRLENNLENYADALEYYEQAIELGADQDEPDKFTTYMLMADLLYRNLNRMSQARTYALRAAEVNPDDGRPYLLIGELYAASARSCGTDEVSTGAVYWAAVDKFIRARNVDDDPDVVARANQLISTFSQYFPNNEILFFHGLDGGKSYNVGCWINETTTARPRP; this is encoded by the coding sequence ATGAAAACGAATCGCTATCTCATCTTAACTGCCGCATTGGTCTTCTTTGGGCTGAGCGGATGCCTTGCCGGGTCAAAAGCCAGTGCTGGTGGAGCAGACATGGTGTTGGTTGAAAATGCTAACGAAACAGAAGAAGTTTCTTTCGATGAGGCTTTGGATGCTGCACTGATGGACCAACCCCGTTATGGCAATGACAGTGTTAAGTGTGTTACCAATTGGTCCTTGTATGCTGAATACTACAAGCAGCGGAACTATCCCATGTCCATTGACCCCTGGCGCTGGATGTTCTTCAACTGCCCCCTTGCAACCCAAAACCTTTATATACACGGTGCCACCCTGGTGAAGTTCATGTATCAGAATGAAACTGACCCCATCAAAAGGGAAGCCTATGTTGACACCCTGATGATGGTTTATGATCAGCGCATCCAGTATTTCAATCGTGAAGGCTATGTGCTTGGACGCAAGGTGGCCGACCTTTATGTTTTCCGGCCCAACGAAGCCCAGAGCCATTATGATATCTCTGAACGCTCCATCGAACTGGAAGCCAATGGCTCACAGGCCGATGTGCTGCTGATCAACTTCCAGGCTACCATTCGTTTGGCAGAAGCTGGTTTGCTCGACCCTGAAAAAATTGTCATTAACTATGACCGGGCCATGGACTACATTGATTTCAACCTGTTGAACAACCCGGAAGACTCCATTTATTTTAACCCTGCCAAGAATAATATTGAGGCCTTGTTTGAGCCCTATGCCAGCTGCGAAAACCTGGTTAAAATATACACCCCACGTTTTGAAGCCAGTCCAGAAGACCCCGAATTGCTCGACAAGATCACCTTTATGCTGGACCGCTCGGGATGTACCGGCGAAGAGTTGTTTTACAAGGCCACTCGGAATTTCCACAAGTTAAATCCTACTGCTCAGTCTGCTTTCCTGATGGGCCGCCTGGAGAATAATCTGGAGAACTATGCCGATGCGCTGGAATATTATGAGCAAGCCATCGAACTGGGCGCTGACCAGGACGAACCTGATAAGTTCACTACTTATATGCTGATGGCCGATCTGTTATATCGTAACCTCAACAGGATGTCACAAGCCCGCACCTATGCTCTCAGGGCCGCTGAAGTAAACCCTGATGATGGACGTCCCTACCTACTCATTGGCGAATTGTATGCCGCCAGCGCCCGCAGTTGCGGAACCGATGAGGTCTCTACCGGCGCCGTTTACTGGGCCGCTGTCGACAAGTTTATCCGTGCGCGCAATGTGGATGACGACCCCGATGTCGTTGCTCGTGCCAACCAGTTAATATCAACGTTCTCACAGTATTTTCCCAATAATGAGATCCTGTTCTTCCACGGGCTGGATGGCGGAAAATCATACAATGTGGGATGCTGGATCAACGAAACCACTACTGCACGCCCAAGACCCTAA
- the lptC gene encoding LPS export ABC transporter periplasmic protein LptC, with translation MESYSLSLFKKITNIAILLGVAMFVSCKSDLDTIQALTHKDESPIESGFEVEMIYSQHAQIQMILKAPRMDRYGGEKNYIEMPEGISVIFYDSLMNVTSTLTANYAINYLGNELFEARNDVVVINEANEKLNTEQLIWDQKKGIIYSEKFVKITTADEVLFGDGMDADERFTTWEIKNPRGTFRVETGEVGQEQPQPMP, from the coding sequence ATGGAAAGCTATAGCTTATCCCTTTTTAAAAAGATCACAAACATTGCCATTCTCTTGGGAGTGGCAATGTTTGTTTCCTGCAAAAGCGATCTGGATACCATACAGGCGCTGACACATAAAGACGAGTCGCCCATTGAGAGCGGGTTTGAGGTGGAAATGATCTATAGCCAGCATGCACAGATCCAGATGATCCTCAAAGCCCCCCGTATGGATCGCTATGGAGGGGAAAAAAATTACATTGAAATGCCCGAAGGGATTTCTGTGATATTTTATGATTCATTGATGAATGTTACTTCTACCCTGACCGCCAATTACGCCATCAATTATCTAGGCAATGAGCTTTTCGAAGCCCGCAACGATGTGGTGGTCATCAATGAAGCCAACGAAAAGCTCAACACCGAACAATTGATCTGGGACCAGAAAAAAGGCATCATCTATTCAGAGAAGTTTGTCAAGATCACTACAGCCGATGAGGTCTTATTTGGCGATGGAATGGATGCCGATGAAAGATTCACCACCTGGGAGATCAAGAATCCCCGCGGCACTTTCAGGGTTGAAACCGGAGAGGTTGGGCAAGAACAACCACAACCCATGCCCTGA
- a CDS encoding hemolysin family protein, with the protein MNTYTIIVISLLLSAFFSGMEIAFISANKLKVEVEKKGGGFSARLLSRFIHSESSFISAMLVGNNIALVVYGIAIAALLDPVFARALPEPFNNEAGILFLQTIVSSLIILLFAEFLPKTLFKINPNRFLSIFALPVYLFYFILYPLVLITIKLSEFILRYLFHMDLGNRKKVFNIVDMDNFLKEFSPDAEDENEESREIQIFRNAVEFPDIKVRECMIPRTEVVAVPHDEQPDEIRSIFSQTGLSKILIFRESIDNIIGYVHAFDFFKKPKDIRPIIRPVMLVPETMHVNKLLKNFIQQQKSIAVVIDEFGGTSGIITIEDIMEEIFGEIDDEYDVDNLLEKQIKEDEYIFSARLEIDYLNERYNLNFPESEEYETLGGLILNHLESIPEKGQELQIPGFILRITQVSEKRIEMVQVRISHS; encoded by the coding sequence TTGAACACCTACACCATCATTGTCATCAGCCTCCTGCTATCGGCCTTTTTTTCGGGCATGGAGATAGCCTTTATTTCGGCCAATAAACTCAAGGTGGAGGTCGAAAAGAAAGGCGGAGGCTTTTCGGCCCGCTTGCTGTCACGTTTCATTCATTCCGAATCCAGCTTCATCTCTGCAATGCTTGTGGGTAACAACATCGCTCTGGTGGTTTATGGTATTGCCATAGCCGCCCTGCTTGACCCTGTATTTGCCAGGGCTTTGCCCGAACCTTTTAACAATGAAGCAGGAATCCTTTTTTTACAGACCATTGTTTCTTCGCTGATCATTCTTCTCTTTGCCGAGTTCCTGCCAAAAACCCTGTTTAAAATTAATCCTAACCGTTTTCTATCCATATTTGCCCTGCCGGTTTATCTTTTCTATTTTATCCTTTACCCCTTAGTGCTCATCACCATTAAGTTATCCGAATTCATCCTGCGGTATCTGTTTCATATGGATCTGGGCAACCGCAAAAAGGTTTTTAACATTGTTGATATGGATAACTTCCTTAAGGAGTTTAGCCCCGATGCAGAGGACGAAAACGAAGAAAGCCGTGAGATTCAGATCTTCCGTAATGCCGTCGAGTTTCCCGACATCAAGGTGAGAGAATGCATGATCCCCCGCACCGAGGTGGTGGCCGTGCCTCATGATGAACAGCCTGATGAGATCCGTTCTATTTTTTCACAGACCGGCCTTTCCAAGATCCTGATTTTCCGAGAGTCCATTGATAACATCATTGGTTATGTGCATGCTTTCGACTTTTTCAAAAAGCCAAAAGACATCCGCCCCATTATCAGGCCGGTCATGCTCGTGCCCGAAACCATGCACGTCAACAAATTGTTAAAAAATTTCATCCAGCAGCAAAAAAGCATTGCCGTGGTAATCGATGAATTTGGCGGCACCTCAGGCATCATTACCATTGAGGACATCATGGAAGAGATCTTCGGCGAGATCGATGATGAGTATGATGTGGACAATTTGCTGGAAAAACAAATTAAGGAGGACGAATATATTTTCTCAGCCCGCCTCGAAATCGATTATCTCAACGAACGTTATAACCTGAACTTCCCCGAATCGGAAGAATACGAAACCCTTGGGGGCCTGATTCTGAATCACCTGGAAAGCATTCCCGAAAAAGGACAGGAACTGCAAATCCCGGGGTTTATTTTACGTATTACCCAGGTAAGTGAAAAGCGAATTGAGATGGTTCAGGTAAGAATTAGTCACTCCTGA
- a CDS encoding SurA N-terminal domain-containing protein has protein sequence MAVINKIRSYSGLLIAVIGIALAAFVLGDFFGYGPSRGGSVDVGKIDKTKISYQEFEQRVNDQLEGWKMQTGNQNPGPQEAFQIRQQVWNTMLREILLDGEMEKLGIETSGDELYYLIHGPNPHQVIVRNFSNPNDGSYDPQQVINFLQNFDNLDPETQNQWLLIEQYIKRERQENKYHNLIRQGYYTPSLLLSREYQDRNATADFQYVVKRFDTLADSLVQVSDRELTRVYEENRHLYEQEASRGLQYVAFPVFPSEEDREALRNEILELQEEFANTENIQTFINSSSDERFNPTFVGQGELSPELDSVMFNSPVGNIYGPIVEENAFVMAKLTDVQFRPDSMRASHILVSYLGSASANPNTTRTLEEARILADSILGVVRRNPARFGDLAVELSDDPSAQANRGDLEWFRDFEMVPEFSEAVIEAGVNTFTTAESQFGIHVIEVTGKSAPTKKVQVAKLTRNIEPSNRTFQAVFGQASEFSALLRENKNFEEAAEEKGLSVREIEMVREMDMNLPGIENPREIVRWAFDENTKVGGFSQIFDVEDRFIVATVTEKREEGIPSLEEIRDEIQALAIREKKFETFSAEMKEALEAGNLEAIAERLQLTPEQALEIRFNMMNLPNVGPEPKVVGTAFGLQPSTISEPIKGNAGVLVVEVMNREEAVEPEDMSATRRQISSAFSNRVLNDVFNAIRENASIEDNRTMFY, from the coding sequence ATGGCTGTAATTAATAAGATAAGGAGTTACTCCGGTTTGCTGATTGCCGTAATTGGTATTGCACTTGCAGCTTTTGTGCTTGGCGATTTCTTTGGATACGGCCCCAGCCGCGGCGGGAGTGTTGATGTTGGAAAAATTGATAAAACAAAAATTTCCTACCAGGAATTTGAACAGCGCGTCAACGACCAGCTGGAAGGCTGGAAGATGCAGACCGGTAACCAAAACCCCGGCCCCCAGGAAGCTTTCCAGATCAGGCAGCAAGTATGGAACACCATGCTGCGCGAGATTCTCCTCGACGGCGAGATGGAAAAACTGGGCATTGAAACTTCCGGCGATGAGCTGTATTACCTGATTCACGGACCTAACCCCCACCAAGTCATCGTCAGGAACTTTTCCAACCCTAATGATGGCAGTTACGATCCCCAACAGGTCATCAATTTTCTGCAAAACTTTGACAATCTGGACCCCGAGACCCAGAATCAGTGGTTGCTCATCGAACAGTATATCAAGCGTGAGCGTCAGGAAAACAAATACCATAACCTGATTCGCCAGGGCTATTATACGCCTTCGCTGCTGCTGAGCCGCGAATACCAGGACCGCAATGCTACTGCTGACTTCCAGTATGTAGTAAAACGTTTCGATACCCTGGCCGACAGCCTTGTCCAGGTATCGGACCGCGAGCTGACAAGGGTTTATGAAGAAAACCGCCATTTGTACGAACAGGAAGCCTCACGCGGCCTGCAGTATGTGGCTTTTCCCGTATTCCCGAGCGAAGAAGACCGCGAGGCCCTTCGTAATGAAATCCTTGAATTGCAGGAAGAATTTGCCAATACTGAGAACATTCAGACCTTTATCAACTCATCCTCTGACGAACGTTTCAACCCCACCTTTGTAGGGCAGGGCGAACTCTCGCCCGAACTCGATTCGGTCATGTTCAACTCACCGGTGGGCAACATTTACGGGCCTATTGTTGAGGAAAACGCTTTCGTAATGGCCAAGTTGACCGATGTTCAGTTTCGCCCCGACAGCATGCGTGCAAGCCATATCCTCGTTTCTTACCTTGGATCGGCTTCTGCCAATCCAAACACTACCCGAACGCTGGAGGAAGCCCGCATCCTGGCCGACAGCATCCTTGGAGTGGTCAGGCGTAATCCGGCCCGTTTTGGCGATCTGGCCGTCGAGCTCTCCGACGATCCTTCCGCGCAAGCGAACCGCGGAGACCTCGAATGGTTCCGTGACTTTGAAATGGTGCCCGAGTTTTCCGAGGCCGTGATCGAAGCCGGTGTGAACACATTTACCACTGCCGAGTCACAGTTTGGGATCCATGTAATCGAGGTAACCGGCAAATCAGCCCCCACCAAAAAAGTGCAGGTGGCCAAACTGACACGCAACATCGAACCCAGCAACCGCACCTTCCAGGCCGTCTTCGGGCAGGCAAGCGAATTTTCAGCCTTGCTGCGCGAAAACAAGAACTTTGAAGAAGCCGCCGAAGAAAAGGGTCTTAGCGTAAGAGAAATCGAAATGGTCCGCGAAATGGACATGAACCTGCCCGGCATTGAGAACCCAAGGGAAATCGTCCGCTGGGCATTTGATGAAAACACCAAGGTTGGTGGATTTTCGCAGATCTTTGATGTTGAAGATCGCTTTATTGTGGCCACCGTCACCGAAAAACGTGAAGAAGGTATCCCCAGCCTGGAAGAGATTCGGGATGAGATCCAGGCCCTGGCCATCCGCGAAAAGAAATTTGAAACCTTCTCCGCTGAAATGAAAGAAGCTCTCGAAGCAGGTAACCTGGAAGCCATAGCTGAAAGATTACAGCTCACTCCCGAGCAAGCCCTCGAAATCCGTTTCAACATGATGAATCTTCCCAACGTAGGTCCCGAACCCAAAGTGGTTGGCACCGCATTCGGCCTGCAGCCCAGCACCATTTCGGAGCCCATCAAGGGTAACGCAGGGGTCTTGGTGGTTGAAGTGATGAATCGTGAAGAAGCCGTTGAACCCGAAGATATGTCGGCCACCCGCCGCCAGATCAGCAGTGCTTTCTCAAACCGTGTTCTCAACGACGTCTTCAATGCCATTCGCGAAAACGCAAGCATCGAGGACAACCGCACCATGTTCTATTAA